From a single Oncorhynchus tshawytscha isolate Ot180627B linkage group LG29, Otsh_v2.0, whole genome shotgun sequence genomic region:
- the LOC112227846 gene encoding V-set and transmembrane domain-containing protein 2A translates to MMWTSHDSIGFVFLSSLCIQFGFSFEGKFTDIPSNLTVKEGQNIEMACAFQSGTASVYLEIQWWFIRAPEEPSNSEEEDDDEEMEMIPEPDPDDEGTKISTVKVQGNDISHKLQISRVGKSDEGLYECRVTNANYGELLEYKVQAYLNVNSTRPRIRPVKKTSPLSHLTADKKPRKTGSTAAQDGMSADQRVRSTSSSPTSSAKTVKHSSGTRIATSYGLAILILGCGFMRDTLL, encoded by the exons ATGATGTGGACCTCTCATGACTCTATTGGATTTGTTTTCCTGTCCAGTTTATGTATCCAATTTGGATTCTCCTTTGAAG GAAAGTTTACGGATATCCCCTCCAATCTAACAGTTAAAGAAGGTCAAAACATTGAAATGGCGTGCGCCTTCCAGAGTGGAACCGCATCAGTTTACTTGGAGATTCAGTGGTGGTTCATTAGAGCGCCAGAAGAACCGAGCAACagcgaggaggaggatgatgacgaAGAG ATGGAAATGATACCAGAGCCTGATCCAGACGACGAAGGGACTAAAATAAGT ACGGTGAAGGTACAGGGAAACGACATCTCCCACAAACTGCAGATCTCCCGGGTGGGGAAGAGTGACGAGGGCCTGTATGAGTGCAGAGTCACCAACGCCAACTACGGAGAGCTGCTGGAGTACAAGGTCCAGGCCTACCTGAATGTGAACAGCACCAGGCCCCGCATCAGACCGGTCAAGAAGACGTCCCCCCTGTCCCACCTGACAGCAGATAAGAAGCCCCGCAAGACAGGCTCCACAGCAGCACAAGACGGCATGAGCGCCGACCAGAGGGTCCGCTCTACCTCCAGCTCTCCGACTTCATCAGCCAAGACAGTCAAACACAGTTCAG GTACTAGGATAGCTACAAGCTACGGACTTGCCATCCTGATTCTTGGCTGTGGCTTTATGAGGGATACCTTGCTATAG